One Balnearium lithotrophicum genomic region harbors:
- a CDS encoding acetate uptake transporter, translating to MEGRIANPAPLGLFGFGMTTVLLNLHNAGLIGLGTMILAMGIFYGGLAQIIAGIMEFKKGNTFGALAFSSYGLFWETLVALLLMSKWGWWAGPTKGAIVAYLVMWGIFTFLLWIVLFKTKHSFDIQFVFVTLWILFFLLALGDATGSAIIKTVAGWEGILCGASAMYVGFKTVLQESMQS from the coding sequence ATGGAGGGAAGGATTGCAAACCCAGCTCCGTTGGGACTCTTTGGATTTGGTATGACAACTGTTCTGCTGAACCTTCACAACGCCGGTCTAATAGGACTGGGAACTATGATTCTTGCAATGGGAATCTTCTACGGAGGGCTTGCCCAGATTATTGCGGGAATAATGGAGTTTAAGAAAGGAAACACTTTCGGAGCTCTGGCGTTCTCCTCGTACGGTCTCTTCTGGGAAACACTTGTAGCCCTTCTCTTAATGTCAAAGTGGGGATGGTGGGCAGGACCAACGAAAGGAGCAATTGTCGCCTACCTCGTAATGTGGGGAATCTTCACATTCCTACTTTGGATTGTCCTCTTTAAGACAAAACACAGTTTTGACATCCAGTTTGTATTTGTAACTCTCTGGATTCTCTTTTTCCTCTTAGCACTTGGAGATGCTACAGGCTCTGCTATTATTAAAACAGTTGCCGGATGGGAGGGAATTCTCTGCGGTGCTTCAGCAATGTACGTTGGATTTAAAACAGTTCTACAGGAGAGCATGCAATCTTAA